The genomic DNA TTCGAGTGGAACATGCCGACGACGATGTACGGGTGCAACAAGCTGTATTGCGAAATTCTGGGCGGCTACTTCAGCCAGCATTACCGCCAGCTTGCGGCGGCGAAGCCGGTGATGGTTGACTTTCGCTGTGTGCGCTTCCCCGGCCTGATCAGCGCCTTCACCGTGCCCAGCGGCGGCACGAGCGATTACGGCCCAGAGATGTTGCACGCGGCGGCCAATGGCGAGCCGTACGCCTGCTTTGTCCGGCCCGACACGGCCATCCCGTTCATGGCCATGCCCGACGCGGTGAAAGCTCTTTTGCAGTTGGCGGCGGCCCCGCGAGCGGCGCTCTCCCGGCTGGTCTACAACGTCACCAGCTTCAGCCTGGCGGCGGATCAGATTCGCGATCTCACTTTGCAGGCATTCCCGCAAGCGCAAATCACCTATGAGCCAGACCTGAAGCGGCAGGGCATCGTGGATAGCTGGCCGATTGATCTGGACGACAGCGCGGCTCACAAAGATTGGGGCTGGGAGCCGGAATACGGCGTTGAACGGAGCTTCCACGATTATTTGATCCCGAACATCACCCGTCGCTATCGTGGGTAGAGGGCGCATGGTAAAATCGCGTAGGGGCGATCCTGTGTGGGGACCACGAAGTGGCCCCACCCAACCACGAAAGGCTAACTAATGAAAAAACTCCTTCTCACTCTGGCCGTGCTGGCGAGCGCCGCGAGCGCCTGCGGTATTGCGACAGGCGACATTCAGGCGACAGTCTCGGCGCAGGTGGCGTCTACTGTAGCCGCCCAGACGCCCAAAGAAGTGCAGGTGACGGTTGAGGTGCCGGTGGAAGTGCCCGCCACTGTAGAAGTGCCGGTTGAGGTGCAGGTAACGGTTCAGGTACCGATAACGGTGGTGGTGGAAGCAACTCCGGTTGCCGGGGCCGCCGACACCCCGCC from Chloroflexota bacterium includes the following:
- a CDS encoding NAD-dependent epimerase/dehydratase family protein — translated: MRKKATLITGALGEIGQALVGQITRDPAARILTLDIRDAETANPAVTHLKGDILDSGLLARIVSEYEIETIYHLAALLSTRSEFTPEAAHKVNVEGTLKLLQIAADQSEYRGQPVLFIFPSSIAAYGLPNLETKAKYAHVREFEWNMPTTMYGCNKLYCEILGGYFSQHYRQLAAAKPVMVDFRCVRFPGLISAFTVPSGGTSDYGPEMLHAAANGEPYACFVRPDTAIPFMAMPDAVKALLQLAAAPRAALSRLVYNVTSFSLAADQIRDLTLQAFPQAQITYEPDLKRQGIVDSWPIDLDDSAAHKDWGWEPEYGVERSFHDYLIPNITRRYRG